The following are from one region of the Littorina saxatilis isolate snail1 linkage group LG4, US_GU_Lsax_2.0, whole genome shotgun sequence genome:
- the LOC138964994 gene encoding U6 snRNA-associated Sm-like protein LSm8: MASALESYVNKTVSIVTADGRIIVGTLKGFDQTINLILDDSHERVFSTSQGMEQVILGLYIVRGDNVAVIGEVDDDTDGRVDFDNIRAEPLNAVAH, translated from the exons AAACTGTCTCCATTGTGACTGCTGATGGGAGGATCATAGTG GGAACCCTGAAAGGTTTTGACCAGACGATCAACCTGATCTTGGATGACAGTCATGAGCGAGTGTTCAGCACCTCACAAGGGATGGAACAAGTCATTTTGGGGCTGTACATTGTTCGTGGAGACAATGT tGCTGTGATTGGAGAAGTGGACGATGATACCGACGGCAGAGTGGATTTTGACAACATTCGAGCTGAACCTCTCAACGCTGTTGCCCATTGA